A genomic stretch from Burkholderia pyrrocinia includes:
- a CDS encoding glutathione S-transferase family protein translates to MKLYYWPKTRAFRALWMLEEIGVVYELVPIDLRSHEQGSDAFVQVNPMAKLPALDDGSAPFAESGAVLLYLADRCPGAGLGIAPDDPLRGRFLQWMFFTPTCLEPAMAEKFTGASGNPVAFGWGNITRVQRALAQTLAHSPWLVGDRFTAADLLLASTLKIAFDAHLLPHEGVLGDYVARAEDRDAFRRAVAIEQREAARLLHA, encoded by the coding sequence ATGAAGCTCTACTACTGGCCGAAGACCCGGGCATTCCGGGCGTTGTGGATGCTGGAGGAAATCGGCGTGGTATACGAACTCGTGCCGATCGACCTGCGCTCGCACGAACAGGGCAGCGACGCGTTCGTGCAGGTCAACCCGATGGCCAAGCTGCCCGCGCTCGACGACGGTAGCGCGCCGTTCGCCGAATCAGGCGCCGTGCTGCTCTATCTCGCCGACCGTTGCCCGGGCGCCGGGCTCGGCATCGCACCCGACGATCCGCTGCGCGGCCGTTTCCTGCAATGGATGTTCTTCACGCCGACCTGCCTCGAACCGGCGATGGCCGAGAAGTTCACGGGCGCATCGGGTAATCCGGTCGCGTTCGGCTGGGGCAACATCACGCGCGTGCAGCGCGCACTCGCGCAGACGCTCGCCCATAGCCCCTGGCTCGTCGGCGACCGCTTCACCGCGGCCGACCTGCTGCTCGCCAGCACGCTGAAGATCGCGTTCGACGCGCATCTGCTGCCGCACGAAGGCGTGCTCGGCGACTACGTCGCGCGAGCCGAGGACCGCGACGCGTTCCGCCGCGCGGTCGCGATCGAACAACGCGAAGCGGCGCGTCTGCTGCACGCGTGA
- a CDS encoding sugar O-acetyltransferase: MANDDRTTIIPRRTPESAAMVAEVKRAMAITARLNRLTFDDAADVRTLFSELIGAQVDDGFVLIPPFHATGGTGMKIGRNVFVNQNCTFYDLGGLEIGDDVMIGPNVSLITSGHPVEPSRRRDFVVAKPIAIERNVWIGAGATIIGGVTVGEHSVVAAGAVVTRDVPPNTLVGGNPATVIRSIAE; the protein is encoded by the coding sequence ATGGCAAACGACGATCGCACCACGATCATTCCGCGAAGAACGCCGGAATCGGCGGCCATGGTGGCCGAGGTCAAGCGAGCGATGGCGATCACCGCGCGGCTCAACCGTCTGACGTTCGACGATGCGGCAGACGTTCGAACGTTGTTCAGCGAACTGATCGGCGCGCAGGTGGACGACGGCTTCGTGCTGATCCCGCCGTTCCATGCGACGGGCGGCACTGGCATGAAGATCGGGCGCAACGTGTTCGTCAACCAGAACTGCACGTTCTACGATCTGGGCGGGCTCGAGATCGGCGACGACGTGATGATCGGGCCGAACGTCAGCCTCATCACGTCCGGCCATCCGGTCGAACCTTCCCGGCGGCGCGACTTCGTCGTCGCGAAGCCGATCGCGATCGAACGGAACGTGTGGATCGGCGCGGGTGCGACGATCATCGGCGGCGTGACGGTGGGCGAGCATTCGGTCGTCGCGGCCGGGGCCGTCGTGACCAGGGACGTTCCGCCGAATACGCTGGTTGGCGGCAATCCGGCAACGGTCATCCGTTCGATTGCCGAGTGA